In one Rhodohalobacter sp. 614A genomic region, the following are encoded:
- a CDS encoding fluoroquinolone export ABC transporter permease subunit gives MKALAKQLRWQFVLLQKNNIISISIVVTLIYGLLLFFLRSTANIDKVLVSLILNDPTVIGYFFIALAIFTEMKHKILPAIFVTPISTHHYILSKSLSLSIIGLICSLGLAISIKGFSFDIAAFSIGAFGISWLAALLGIVVLSYSDDFLKFALLSFPVFLPVVNLPLLHYLNGIDLGFVVQLLPVQGGLHLIAESLNESAPFSWFSVVSLAIWTPLFYLAAYQRFRSTIIPQTP, from the coding sequence ATGAAAGCACTCGCCAAACAACTCCGATGGCAGTTTGTACTTCTTCAAAAGAACAATATCATCAGTATCAGTATTGTAGTGACGTTAATTTATGGACTTCTTCTCTTCTTTCTTCGATCAACCGCCAACATCGACAAGGTGCTTGTTTCACTGATTCTGAATGATCCGACCGTAATTGGCTATTTCTTTATTGCACTGGCCATTTTTACCGAGATGAAGCATAAAATTCTACCTGCCATTTTTGTCACACCGATTAGCACTCATCATTATATTCTCTCAAAATCTTTGTCTCTCTCGATTATCGGCCTGATTTGTTCACTTGGGCTGGCGATTTCCATCAAAGGATTTTCGTTTGATATTGCGGCTTTCAGTATCGGTGCTTTTGGGATTTCCTGGCTGGCGGCTTTGCTTGGAATTGTTGTGCTTTCTTACAGCGATGATTTTCTGAAATTTGCGCTGCTTTCGTTCCCGGTTTTTCTGCCGGTGGTTAATTTGCCATTGCTGCATTATTTAAACGGGATCGATCTCGGTTTTGTCGTTCAACTGCTTCCGGTTCAGGGCGGACTCCACCTCATCGCAGAATCCCTGAATGAGAGCGCTCCTTTCTCTTGGTTTTCAGTAGTCTCCCTTGCGATCTGGACTCCTCTTTTCTACTTAGCAGCTTACCAAAGATTCCGTTCAACCATTATCCCCCAAACGCCATGA
- a CDS encoding TetR/AcrR family transcriptional regulator: MPKETFHNLNPKKKEKITDAFLREFAVHPFDKASLSSVVELLGIAKGSVYQYFDDKLDLFMYLINECTKVKMKYIGHLKRDDFPDFWAYFRALYEEGVQFDLENPLESHFLHSLVENLNSPSVKEIYNNMLQQTISAFEEMIKHEIELGNFRDDIPLKTSGFFLYKTSLAINEQMQAFGEITPKKSIKKRKPVYEGKVDELMQTVDNYIVLLKNALDKEMS, translated from the coding sequence ATGCCGAAAGAAACATTTCACAATCTCAATCCGAAGAAAAAAGAGAAAATAACAGACGCTTTTCTGAGAGAGTTTGCGGTTCATCCTTTTGACAAAGCATCCCTCAGTTCGGTGGTTGAATTGCTGGGAATCGCCAAGGGAAGCGTCTACCAATATTTCGATGATAAACTGGACCTGTTTATGTACCTGATCAACGAATGTACAAAGGTTAAAATGAAGTACATCGGTCATCTTAAACGCGATGACTTTCCCGATTTCTGGGCTTATTTCAGAGCGCTTTACGAAGAAGGAGTTCAATTCGATCTGGAAAATCCCTTGGAGAGCCATTTCCTTCACAGCCTTGTGGAGAATCTCAATTCCCCTTCAGTGAAAGAAATTTATAATAACATGCTGCAACAGACTATCTCTGCATTTGAAGAGATGATAAAACATGAAATCGAACTCGGAAATTTCAGGGATGACATTCCGCTGAAGACTTCAGGATTTTTTCTCTATAAAACCAGCCTGGCTATCAATGAACAGATGCAGGCTTTTGGCGAAATCACTCCCAAAAAAAGTATCAAAAAACGAAAGCCGGTTTATGAAGGAAAAGTGGATGAACTCATGCAAACAGTGGACAACTACATTGTACTTTTGAAAAATGCTCTAGATAAGGAGATGTCATGA
- a CDS encoding SPFH domain-containing protein, with protein sequence MEILNTISQVFLALFSIYVMFMFVRAIRLVPNQYNYIVERLGNYHKTLGAGFHALVPFIDKVVYKQDLREETIEVEPQECFTQDNVKVEVDGVIYISVMDPVNASYGVTDYRYAAVQLAQTTTRSVIGTMDLDQTFEERAKMSKEVVEVLSEMERPWGIKVHRYEIKNIVTPRTVQNAMERQMTAERDRRAVIAKSEGVKGAKVNDAEGMRAEIINISEAEMQRRINEAEGLANEIEAIAEATAKSIEQIADALAQPHGEEAMQLQLAEKYLEVLEGIGRGENSIILPKDISNYDALMEGLSLNKLVIGSDREKK encoded by the coding sequence ATGGAAATCTTAAACACAATCAGCCAGGTTTTCTTAGCACTTTTCTCCATCTATGTGATGTTTATGTTTGTACGCGCCATTCGTTTGGTTCCTAACCAGTACAATTACATTGTGGAACGTCTGGGGAATTATCACAAAACGTTGGGTGCCGGTTTTCATGCCCTGGTTCCGTTTATCGATAAAGTTGTATACAAGCAAGATCTGAGAGAAGAAACCATCGAAGTGGAACCACAGGAATGTTTTACTCAAGATAACGTGAAGGTAGAAGTGGACGGTGTGATTTACATCAGCGTAATGGATCCTGTAAATGCAAGTTATGGTGTAACCGATTACCGGTATGCTGCCGTTCAATTGGCCCAAACCACAACTCGTTCGGTCATCGGTACGATGGATCTTGACCAAACATTTGAAGAACGTGCCAAAATGAGTAAAGAAGTGGTGGAAGTACTCAGCGAAATGGAGCGTCCCTGGGGAATCAAAGTACACCGCTATGAGATTAAGAATATCGTAACGCCCCGAACTGTACAAAACGCTATGGAACGGCAGATGACCGCCGAGCGTGATCGCCGTGCTGTGATTGCAAAATCTGAAGGTGTGAAAGGCGCCAAAGTAAATGATGCCGAAGGGATGCGGGCTGAGATCATCAATATTTCTGAGGCAGAGATGCAGCGCCGAATCAACGAGGCGGAAGGTTTGGCCAACGAGATTGAAGCAATTGCGGAAGCTACTGCCAAATCGATTGAGCAGATTGCCGATGCGTTAGCCCAGCCGCATGGAGAAGAAGCCATGCAGTTACAACTCGCAGAAAAATACCTTGAAGTTCTTGAAGGAATCGGCCGCGGCGAAAACAGCATCATCCTTCCAAAAGATATCTCCAACTACGATGCTTTGATGGAAGGACTTTCACTAAACAAACTGGTGATTGGATCAGATAGAGAGAAAAAATAA
- a CDS encoding class I SAM-dependent methyltransferase yields the protein MGSPSTEIFARNWSIYQEVSKCNYMSHHDFFNEIRSFFQEKPVDDKPLDVLDCGCGDAWMLSKLLKGRNVNSFTGYDMSETALSYAQKNLKPLECYLSLLGGPMEKLIKKADKDFDLIYSSFAIHHLQDEEKKIFLADLYNHLKIGGTLIVIDIMRDDTLDRHEYLEEYIENIGMTWHTVTESDKELVYDHIRNFDFPAKTSEFISWLEERRFSITEKYEPDSRNVMITATKQ from the coding sequence ATGGGCTCGCCTTCGACGGAAATTTTTGCCAGAAACTGGAGTATTTACCAGGAAGTTTCGAAATGCAACTATATGTCTCATCATGATTTCTTCAATGAGATAAGATCCTTTTTCCAAGAAAAGCCTGTTGATGATAAACCACTGGATGTTCTGGATTGTGGCTGCGGTGATGCATGGATGCTTTCAAAACTTTTAAAAGGGAGAAATGTAAACAGTTTCACTGGATATGACATGTCAGAAACCGCCCTTTCCTATGCTCAAAAAAACCTCAAACCTCTTGAATGTTACTTGTCTCTTTTGGGCGGTCCCATGGAGAAATTAATTAAGAAAGCAGACAAAGATTTCGACCTCATTTACAGTAGTTTTGCGATCCATCATTTGCAGGATGAGGAAAAAAAGATCTTTCTGGCTGACCTTTATAACCATCTGAAAATTGGCGGAACTCTTATTGTTATCGACATCATGAGGGATGACACTTTAGACCGCCATGAGTATCTCGAAGAGTATATTGAAAATATCGGGATGACCTGGCATACGGTTACTGAAAGTGATAAAGAGCTCGTTTATGACCACATCCGAAATTTTGATTTTCCGGCAAAGACTTCAGAATTCATCTCCTGGCTGGAAGAAAGGCGATTTTCAATCACAGAAAAGTATGAGCCGGATTCACGAAACGTGATGATCACCGCCACCAAACAATAA
- a CDS encoding ABC transporter ATP-binding protein: MTKAEEQKRSIRSLWSTLVDIFALSKPYRTRFYIATAATLIASGIWLTVPLGLRELLDAVFESGNESMLNILAIGLFGLFILQAAFSFAGNYHLEWVGERVITDLRKKLYQHLHRLGFRFFAERRLGEITSRLTNDVGAIRTALTDSLPQLLTITFSLIGSVSLMVMLNWRLSSVIFLTVPFVTIATRYFGRKIRELSRGIQDELANSTAIAEDALGAVRLVKAFVREDYEVSRYQTAVEKLFITARRKVVLTQLFWAGVGILFMSTLVIIFWYGGKEVLAGRLTAGDLVAFIIYALNISRSIGQTSRLYTTVNTAAGASERTFELLDETPEIEDSQHAKPVERLNGQVTLDDLWFAYEDGRNVLKGISFETNAGETIALVGPSGAGKSTLLNLLPRFYDPNQGAILIDGTDIRELKVKSLREQISIVPQEIHLFGTTIKENILYGNLEATDEEVVQAAKDANAHDFILETEHGYDSLIGERGVKLSGGQRQRLAIARAILKNPAILLLDEATSSLDSESEAQVQEALYRLMQNRTTFVIAHRLSTVQHADRILVLDEGKIIEEGSHTELIGQSGLYSHLYELQFRDLDDDNQITLQL; encoded by the coding sequence ATGACTAAAGCAGAAGAACAAAAACGCTCCATCAGATCTCTTTGGAGCACGCTGGTTGATATTTTTGCGCTCAGTAAACCTTACCGCACCCGATTTTACATCGCCACAGCAGCTACACTTATTGCCTCTGGAATTTGGTTGACGGTTCCGCTCGGACTCCGTGAACTGCTGGATGCCGTTTTTGAATCGGGTAATGAGAGTATGCTCAACATACTTGCTATCGGATTATTCGGGCTCTTTATTTTGCAAGCCGCTTTTTCATTTGCTGGTAATTACCATCTGGAATGGGTTGGAGAACGTGTGATTACTGATCTCCGGAAAAAACTGTATCAACATTTACACCGGCTTGGATTCCGTTTTTTTGCCGAACGAAGGCTTGGCGAGATTACTTCCCGGCTGACCAATGATGTAGGCGCCATCCGAACGGCCCTTACCGATTCGCTGCCACAACTACTCACAATTACTTTCTCGCTGATAGGTTCCGTTTCATTAATGGTCATGCTCAATTGGCGGTTGAGCTCGGTTATTTTCTTAACGGTTCCTTTTGTAACCATTGCCACCAGGTATTTTGGAAGAAAAATTCGTGAACTCTCCCGTGGTATCCAGGATGAACTGGCCAACTCCACAGCTATCGCCGAAGATGCCCTCGGTGCCGTTCGCCTTGTAAAAGCTTTTGTGCGGGAAGATTATGAAGTGAGCCGTTATCAAACAGCAGTTGAGAAGCTTTTTATCACAGCACGCAGAAAAGTTGTTCTCACACAACTGTTTTGGGCCGGTGTGGGAATTTTGTTCATGAGTACCCTGGTCATCATCTTTTGGTACGGAGGCAAAGAGGTTTTAGCGGGCAGGCTGACGGCTGGAGATCTTGTGGCATTCATTATTTATGCTCTAAATATTTCCCGGTCAATCGGCCAAACTTCCCGATTGTATACCACTGTTAATACTGCCGCAGGAGCATCTGAACGTACGTTTGAACTTCTTGATGAAACACCGGAAATAGAAGATTCGCAACATGCCAAACCTGTAGAACGATTAAACGGTCAGGTAACCCTGGACGATCTCTGGTTTGCATATGAAGATGGACGAAATGTTCTCAAAGGCATTTCATTTGAGACAAACGCCGGAGAAACTATTGCTCTGGTTGGGCCCAGCGGGGCCGGAAAATCGACCCTTCTCAATTTGCTGCCACGATTTTACGATCCCAATCAGGGTGCTATTTTAATTGATGGAACCGACATTCGCGAATTGAAAGTAAAATCACTGCGTGAACAAATCTCCATTGTTCCCCAGGAAATACATCTTTTTGGAACCACCATCAAAGAAAATATTCTTTATGGAAACCTGGAAGCTACTGATGAAGAAGTGGTGCAAGCTGCAAAAGATGCCAATGCCCATGACTTCATCCTGGAAACAGAGCACGGCTACGATTCTCTGATCGGAGAACGGGGAGTAAAACTGAGTGGCGGACAGCGCCAGCGTTTAGCTATTGCCCGGGCCATTCTTAAAAATCCGGCAATTCTTCTTTTGGATGAAGCGACTTCCTCGCTTGATTCTGAATCCGAAGCACAAGTTCAGGAAGCTCTTTATCGGCTGATGCAAAACCGAACCACGTTTGTTATCGCTCACCGGTTATCAACCGTTCAGCACGCCGACCGTATTCTTGTACTGGATGAAGGTAAAATCATTGAGGAAGGAAGCCATACAGAACTTATTGGACAAAGCGGTTTATACAGCCATCTTTATGAATTGCAATTCCGCGATCTGGACGATGATAATCAGATCACATTGCAACTTTAA
- a CDS encoding ABC transporter ATP-binding protein, with product MIHVNNLQFQYPKADSPTLKGISFDIKQGELFGFLGPSGAGKSTTQKVLFKTLVNYTGDVKIDGKDLKSWDISYYEKIGVGFELPNHYQKLTGLENLDLFGSFYPNGQKKDKTELFEMVGLEDAINKPVEAYSKGMKVRLNFIRAIQHDPDILFFDEPTAGLDPVNSQMIRRHIQDLQRKGKTIFITTHSMHTADELCNRVAFIVDGELRITDSPESLKSKYGKEAVLVELKNGQSQEFSIQNLGHNKEFLEFIKSDDVQRIHTMEATLDEVFINVTGKALDK from the coding sequence ATGATACACGTTAATAACCTTCAATTTCAGTATCCAAAAGCTGATTCTCCCACATTGAAAGGAATCAGTTTCGATATAAAACAAGGCGAGCTGTTCGGCTTTCTCGGTCCCTCGGGAGCGGGAAAAAGTACCACACAAAAAGTGCTTTTTAAAACTCTCGTCAACTATACCGGTGATGTAAAAATTGACGGCAAAGACCTGAAAAGCTGGGATATCTCCTATTATGAAAAAATCGGTGTGGGATTTGAATTGCCGAACCACTACCAGAAACTGACCGGCCTTGAAAATCTCGATCTGTTCGGATCATTTTATCCCAATGGACAAAAAAAGGACAAAACTGAACTGTTCGAAATGGTGGGTTTGGAAGATGCCATCAACAAACCGGTGGAAGCCTATTCAAAGGGAATGAAAGTGAGGCTCAATTTTATCCGGGCTATTCAACACGATCCGGATATTCTCTTTTTTGACGAACCGACCGCCGGACTGGACCCGGTCAATTCTCAAATGATCCGCCGACATATCCAGGATCTTCAAAGGAAAGGAAAGACCATTTTCATCACCACACACAGCATGCACACGGCGGATGAATTGTGTAATCGGGTTGCTTTTATTGTGGATGGTGAGCTTCGAATTACTGACTCCCCGGAATCCCTGAAATCGAAATATGGAAAAGAAGCTGTTCTTGTGGAATTGAAAAATGGGCAGTCGCAGGAATTTTCTATTCAGAATCTCGGTCATAACAAAGAGTTCCTGGAATTCATCAAGTCGGATGATGTTCAGCGTATCCACACTATGGAAGCAACTCTCGATGAAGTGTTCATCAACGTAACCGGCAAAGCTCTGGACAAATGA
- a CDS encoding NfeD family protein, with amino-acid sequence MHELMDGEIITWIFLIGGIVLMLLEMLIPGGVTFLLGISGLAVGILRYFGFLEDPFTATFTWLFSSMALTILIRPFIKKYFPGETFFKLADEDYEAMDQIVKVVEPINEFDNSGRIRYQGISWQARSMEGDIPVGTSVRIKYRENTTWIVEPVESIDSVKTQLKEKNRN; translated from the coding sequence ATGCATGAGCTTATGGATGGGGAAATCATTACCTGGATATTTTTAATTGGCGGAATCGTGTTAATGCTGCTGGAAATGCTTATTCCCGGCGGCGTTACATTCTTGCTGGGTATTAGCGGATTAGCAGTTGGAATACTTCGTTACTTCGGTTTTTTGGAAGATCCGTTTACTGCCACATTTACATGGCTGTTCTCATCTATGGCATTAACGATTCTTATTCGCCCTTTCATCAAAAAGTATTTCCCCGGGGAAACTTTTTTCAAACTTGCGGATGAAGATTATGAAGCAATGGACCAGATTGTGAAAGTGGTGGAACCGATCAATGAATTTGATAACAGCGGGAGAATTCGCTACCAGGGAATTTCATGGCAGGCACGTTCTATGGAGGGAGATATTCCTGTGGGCACCAGCGTCCGTATCAAGTACAGGGAAAATACAACATGGATTGTGGAACCGGTGGAGAGCATCGATTCCGTAAAAACTCAACTAAAAGAAAAAAACAGAAATTGA
- a CDS encoding SPFH domain-containing protein encodes MWTVFLILIVLTYFIFTRLFQIVEFREEVIQERLGKYKKTLKPGFHFLIPFVDRPAYSQEMREQVIDVPSQTCITKDNIEVAVDGLVYLKVMDSYKASYGISNYHAAAVNLAQTTMRSEIGKITLDDTFSEREKMNENIVREIDKAADPWGIKVLRYEIKNIRPSKDIVDTMEKQMEAEREKRAEITHSEGHRQARINESEGEQKSQVLVSEAERQRRINEAKGRAQEIELVANATAKGIRRVAEAINRPGGDLAVKTKLVEQYINQFGKIIRKSNVSVLPTETANLKTFFEGVSKVSDHTKPAANTKGGK; translated from the coding sequence ATGTGGACAGTATTTCTAATTCTGATCGTTCTCACATACTTCATCTTTACACGGCTTTTTCAAATTGTTGAATTCCGGGAAGAGGTGATCCAGGAGCGGCTCGGAAAGTATAAAAAAACACTAAAACCGGGATTTCATTTTTTGATTCCGTTTGTAGACCGTCCGGCATACAGCCAGGAAATGAGAGAGCAGGTGATTGACGTTCCCAGCCAGACTTGTATTACCAAAGATAATATTGAAGTGGCCGTGGATGGACTTGTTTACCTCAAAGTGATGGATTCGTACAAAGCCAGTTATGGAATTTCAAATTATCATGCCGCTGCAGTGAATTTGGCTCAAACCACCATGCGGAGTGAAATTGGAAAAATTACGCTGGATGATACTTTTTCCGAACGGGAGAAGATGAACGAAAACATTGTTCGTGAGATCGACAAAGCGGCCGATCCCTGGGGAATTAAAGTGCTTCGCTACGAGATCAAAAATATTCGTCCTTCGAAAGATATTGTGGATACAATGGAGAAACAGATGGAAGCCGAACGTGAGAAACGTGCAGAAATCACCCACTCAGAAGGACATCGGCAGGCGCGAATCAATGAATCAGAAGGGGAGCAAAAGAGCCAGGTTTTGGTCTCGGAAGCGGAACGACAGCGGCGAATTAACGAAGCAAAAGGCCGTGCCCAAGAGATTGAACTGGTTGCTAATGCAACAGCAAAGGGAATCCGGCGGGTAGCGGAAGCCATCAATCGCCCGGGTGGAGACCTTGCCGTTAAAACGAAACTTGTAGAACAGTATATCAACCAGTTTGGGAAGATTATCAGAAAATCGAATGTGTCGGTTCTGCCTACTGAAACAGCAAATCTAAAAACCTTTTTTGAAGGAGTGAGTAAAGTGAGTGATCATACCAAACCTGCAGCAAACACAAAAGGAGGAAAATAG